From a region of the Podospora pseudopauciseta strain CBS 411.78 chromosome 7 map unlocalized CBS411.78m_7, whole genome shotgun sequence genome:
- a CDS encoding uncharacterized protein (MEROPS:MER0015095; COG:O; EggNog:ENOG503NVQ0), with protein MRLLSTTTPVVVLLPLLSLTTAYTPLPDSLLSSITPPLPTDFDILPSQPLSLLSPLLIPRVPGTPGQIRAQEHFIKFFTKNLPEWEISWQNSTGTTPVTGDKQVPFQNIILRREPPWTKKRGPGQASLLTLVAHYDSKIEPKGFIGATDSAGPCAVLMYTAREIEKELVKMWGAQDGGKVEEGGEGKGKRGEDVGVQILLLDGEEAFDRWTDTDSLYGARSLAQHWEANPYPAMSKFKNPMRQISLFVLLDLLGSASPRVPSYFQSTHWAYQRMASIEGRMRQMGILKTSPKEPFLPDGGKNSTQFESQGFVGDDHVPFMARGAPVLHLIPTPFPRVWHTMEDDGEHLDIETLRDWAMLVTGFVMEWMDVGKGKS; from the exons ATGCGCCtcctctcaacaacaacccccgtTGTcgttctcctccccctcctctccctcaccacagcctacacccccctccccgactccctcctctcttccATCACGCCCCCGCTTCCAACAGACTtcgacatcctcccctcgcaacccctctccctcctctccccactcctcatcccccgcgTCCCCGGAACGCCAGGCCAAATCCGCGCCCAAGAACATTTCATCAAATTCTTTACCAAAAACCTCCCCGAATGGGAGATCAGTTGGCAAAACTCCACCGGGACGACGCCCGTGACGGGGGATAAGCAGGTTCCCTTTCAGAATATAATACTCCGACGGGAACCACCCTGGACGAAGAAACGTGGGCCGGGGCAGGCGAGCTTGTTGACGCTTGTGGCGCATTATGACAGCAAGATTGAGCCAAAGGGCTTTATCGGGGCGACGGATAGTGCGGGGCCTTGTGCGGTGTTGATGTACACCGCGAGggagattgagaaggagTTGGTCAAGATGTGGGGGGCACAAGATGGGgggaaggttgaggaggggggggaagggaaggggaagaggggggaggatgtgggtGTCCAGATCTTGTtgctggatggggaggaagctTTTGATAGGTGGACGGATACGGATAGTTTGTATGGGGCTAG GTCACTGGCGCAACACTGGGAGGCTAACCCCTACCCGGCCATGTCCAAGTTCAAGAACCCGATGAGGCAGATCAGCTTGTTTGTCTTGTTGGATTTGTTGGGGAGTGCTAGTCCGAGGGTGCCGAGTTATTTCCAGTCGACGCACTGGGCGTATCAGAGGATGGCGAGCAttgaggggaggatgaggcaGATGGGGATATTGAAAACGAGTCCCAAGGAGCCGTTCTTGCCGGATGGGGGGAAGAATTCTACGCAGTTTGAGAGTCAGGGGTTTGTGGGGGATGATCATGTACCGTTCATGGCGAGGGGGGCTCCGGTGCTGCATTTGATTCCTACGCCGTTTCCGAGGGTGTGGCATAcgatggaggatgatggggagcaCTTGGATATTGAGACGTTGAGGGATTGGGCGATGTTGGTGACGGGGTTTGTTATGGAGTGGATGGatgttgggaaggggaagtcATAG
- the PHO85 gene encoding negative regulator of the PHO system (COG:T; EggNog:ENOG503NVF8), translating into MDGKRQHHSSFQQLEKLGEGTYATVFKGRNRQTGEFVALKEIHLDSEEGTPSTAIREISLMKELKHENIVALHDVIHTENKLMLVFEYMDGDLKKYMDNNGERGMLKPHIVKSFMWQLLQGIHFCHENRVLHRDLKPQNLLINNKLQLKLGDFGLARAFGIPVNTFSNEVVTLWYRAPDVLLGSRTYNTSIDIWSAGCIMAEMFSGRPLFPGTTNEDQTIRIFRIMGTPTERTWPGLSQFPEYKANWQMYATQPLRNILPQIDEKGIDLLQRMLQLRPELRISAAEALNHEWFAEFHQPAHPQHHPQQPMMHPHRGYQQHTVPSQNVYGNYQG; encoded by the exons ATGGACGGCAAGAGACAGCACCACAGCTCCTTCCAGCAGCTGGAGAAGCTCGGCGAGGGTACCTATGCGACA GTTTTCAAAGGCCGCAATCGCCAGACGGGCGAATTCGTCGCTCTCAAGGAAATCCATCTCGACTCGGAAGAGGGCACCCCTAGCACGGCTATTAGAGAGATCTCCCTGATGAAGGAGCTGAAGCACGAGAATATTGTCGCACTGCACGATGTGATCCACACGGAAAACAAGCTGATGCTTGTCTTTGAGTACATGGACGGCGATCTCAAAAAATACATGGACAACAACGGCGAGCGTGGGATGCTCAAGCCACATATTGTCAAGTCTTTCATGTGGCAATTGCTGCAGGGCATTCACTTCTGTCACGAGAACCGAGTCCTGCACCGCGATCTCAAGCCACAGAATCTTTTaatcaacaacaagctgcAGCTCAAGCTTGGTGATTTCGGCCTGGCTCGTGCCTTTGGCATTCCGGTTAACACCTTCAGTAACGAGGTTGTCACGCTCTGGTACCGCGCCCCGGATGTTTTGTTGGGAAGCAGGacatacaacaccagcaTTGACATCTGGTCAGCTGGCTGCATCATGGCCGAGATGTTTTCTGGACGACCGTTGTTCCCTGGCACCACTAACGAGGATCAGACGATCAGGATCTTCAGGATCATGGGCACGCCAACGGAGAGGACGTGGCCGGGGCTGTCACAGTTCCCCGAGTATAAGGCGAATTGGCAGATGTATGCGACGCAACCGTTGCGGAACATCTTGCCTCAGATTGACGAGAAGGGCATCGATCTTCTTCAGCGGATGCTGCAGTTGCGCCCAGAACTGCGCATCTCGGCGGCCGAGGCGTTGAATCATGAGTGGTTCGCCGAGTTTCACCAGCCTGCGCAcccgcaacaccaccctcaacagcCGATGATGCATCCTCATCGGGGCTACCAGCAGCACACTGTGCCGAGCCAGAATGTCTATGGAAATTACCAAGGTTAG
- the sgf73 gene encoding SAGA complex subunit Sgf73 (COG:B; EggNog:ENOG503NV9Z): MESRKDEEATIKVASMNKKSMTPLRGGKGGGGVDGKIKLKKPGPRFIKPGSWKEGGVVEDDKKKTKETTTAAAAASSPSPVVNQLDESSRETFSTGRPLDDVPELQSCKHCKQGVTRIAAKEHIARCLKIKKEKAQRKKEAREARERAKQQEEARKIEGENGVGGDDSDDDDGEGGKVGGGDGGGGTAGKTAKRVAGKKTEVGGKKRKADGEMGGKTKKKKEEPKGKAAKPKGPVDVERQCGVTLANGLPCARSLTCKSHSMSAKRAVPGRSLPYDMLLLAYQKKNQAKQQKAAIDANAPLEDEDDVNAAAVDSDEETAAVMAALAHWNPQPVVPQPVFTPIKRQYQLSRLHEQLQTATNGGRVNIFKVTGFGAQRLPDGHPGLFDAEDAPGEPDIIMGGTDFQQRSSTPPGIASSPPSQLPRNQSASLPPQRRASHPLTETGSNTGTIPGRQQQQQPEPEPQPRSQQAYPTPVLKSESIPNLNPPRARPSLSLKVPKSRPNTPNLPSVPSPPEQEMGVLVSRPGEARPRQQGLSTLVMPSRPSPLEQPEQSEQPELPELPEQPEQPEQEDPLVAQERAIILGRPAQPATSSPAMQWVQVPVASSPQTPNPPPTPRLGSEADSRRGSIATQGSSPVLPMAEPPARPQKIVTLQVPPQRNLFQQQQKQRRSSLSSHLPSSPVVPSQAVPMAPPELSPETVPASPIARPASRARPTHIQLPPQQVPANWAGVPPHLRLPSQVLPSQLNTQFAPRRFSQSHIDPSTSHAAHYRLAQFRAMQQQAGFAHQLEAQAASFAMAGPAHPMPMIRRASDAQPPVSPVSRTMSMPLAMPGLSPSQVEARSRQLVHGDFVGGNTGVEFMMQQTQGFAGYLGHQQHYQQEQLFLPHQQNPFQGQQ, translated from the exons ATGGAGTCGCGCAAAG ACGAAGAAGCGACAATAAAAGTGGCTTCGATGAACAAGAAGTCCATGACGCCGTTGCGGGGGGGGaaaggcggagggggggtggatgggaagatTAAGCTGAAGAAGCCCGGGCCGAGGTTCATCAAGCCGGGGAgttggaaggaggggggggttgtggagg ATGATAAGaagaagacaaaagaaaccaccaccgccgccgccgccgcgtCGTCCCCCAGCCCCGTGGTCAACCAGCTTGACGAGTCCTCTCGCGAGACGTTTTCTACCGGCCGACCGCTTGATGATGTACCCGAGCTTCAGTCTTGCAAGCACTGCAAGCAGGGGGTTACGAGGATTGCGGCCAAGGAACATATTGCGCGGTGTTTGAAGAttaagaaggagaaggcgcagaggaagaaggaggctagggaggcgagggagagggcgaagcaacaggaggaggcgaggaagattgagggggagaatggggttggtggggatgatagtgatgatgatgatggggagggggggaaagttgggggtggtgatggtggtggtgggacggCAGGGAAGACGGCGAAGAGGGTCGCCGGGAAGAAGAcggaggttggggggaagaagaggaaggctgatggggagatgggggggaagacgaagaaaaagaaggaggagcccAAAGGGAAGGCGGCTAAGCCGAAGGGGCCGGTGGATGTGGAGAGGCAGTGTGGTGTTACGCTTGCTAATGGGCTGCCTTGCGCGAGGAGTTTGACTTGTAAGAGTCATAGTATGAGCGCGAAGAGGGCGGTGCCGGGGAGGAGCTTGCCGTATGacatgttgttgttggcgtaTCAGAAGAAGAATCAGGCAAAGCAGCAGAAGGCGGCGATTGATGCGAATGCGCctttggaggatgaggatgatgtgAATGCCGCGGCGGTGGACAGTGATGAGGAGACGGCCGCGGTAATGGCTGCGCTGGCTCATTGGAATCCGCAGCCGGTGGTGCCGCAGCCGGTGTTTACGCCGATTAAGAGGCAGTATCAGCTTTCGAGACTGCATGAGCAGTTGCAGACGGCCACGAATGGTGGGCGGGTCAATATCTTCAAAGTCACCGGCTTCGGCGCCCAGAGGCTTCCGGATGGGCATCCGGGCCTGTTCGATGCCGAGGACGCCCCGGGGGAGCCTGACATCATCATGGGCGGTACCGACTTCCAACAACGCTCGTCGA CTCCGCCTGGTATTGCATCGTCGCCTCCATCCCAGTTACCAAGAAACCAGTCAGcgtctctccctccccagcgACGAGCTAGCCACCCGCTTACAGAAACAGGGTCGAATACTGGCACGATCCCAGggagacagcagcagcagcaaccggaACCGGAACCGCAACCGCGATCACAACAGGCGTACCCAACACCGGTTCTAAAGTCGGAATCTATACCGAACCTCAACCCACCTCGAGCGAGACCATCGCTGTCCCTGAAAGTGCCGAAGTCTCGGCCAAATACACCCAACTTACCTTCtgtcccatccccccccgaACAAGAGATGGGGGTCTTGGTGTCGCGGCCAGGGGAGGCTAGACCTAGGCAGCAGGGATTGTCAACACTGGTTATGCCTTCTCGGCCGTCTCCCCTTGAGCAACCTGAGCAGTCTGAGCAACCTGAGCTACCTGAGCTCCCTGAGCAACCCGAGCAACCCGAGCAAGAGGACCCGCTCGTTGCTCAAGAACGGGCCATTATACTAGGAAGGCCCGCACAACCGGCTACGTCGTCACCCGCGATGCAATGGGTGCAGGTCCCGGTGGCAAGTAGTCCACAGACGCCTAACCCTCCTCCTACTCCGCGTCTTGGATCGGAGGCGGATTCACGCCGGGGGTCGATAGCAACACAAGGTTCTTCTCCAGTGTTGCCCATGGCTGAACCCCCGGCCAGACCTCAAAAGATTGTCACCTTACAAGTGCCTCCGCAACGAAATCTtttccaacagcagcagaaacaGCGGCGAAGCTCTCTTTCATCCCACTTACCTTCGAGTCCAGTAGTGCCGTCTCAGGCAGTTCCAATGGCGCCTCCTGAGCTGAGCCCGGAGACAGTTCCGGCATCACCCATCGCACGGCCTGCTTCACGGGCACGACCCACACATATCCAATTACCGCCACAGCAAGTACCCGCAAACTGGGCAGGAGTGCCCCCTCATCTTCGGCTTCCAAGCCAGGTCTTGCCATCGCAACTGAACACACAGTTTGCACCACGCCGCTTCTCTCAATCACACATCGACCCATCCACTAGCCACGCAGCCCATTATCGACTTGCCCAGTTTCGGGCGATGCAGCAACAAGCCGGGTTTGCTCATCAACTAGAGGCTCAGGCAGCTAGTTTTGCAATGGCAGGGCCAGCCCACCCTATGCCTATGATAAGGCGGGCATCAGATGCTCAGCCGCCGGTGTCGCCGGTGTCGAGGACGATGTCGATGCCGTTAGCGATGCCGGGCTTGTCTCCGTCACAGGTGGAGGCGAGGTCGAGGCAGCTGGTGCATGGCGACTTTGTGGGAGGAAACACGGGGGTCGAGTTTATGATGCAGCAGACGCAGGGGTTTGCCGGGTACCTAGGTCACCAGCAGCATTATCAGCAAGAACAACTATTTTTACCACATCAACAGAATCCATTTCAGGGCCAGCAGTAG
- a CDS encoding uncharacterized protein (COG:C; EggNog:ENOG503P068), with protein MPRASKLLPSLGHASSGAAGTVISTLLTYPLDLVNTRLKVQRQLRLDDSLSEDECYRSVFDAFVKIYDTEGGIPAFFAGLSADVLKSAADSFLFFLFYTWFRARRLVGRHPDLPYLRVVEELAVGAAAGACAKLFTTPVSNVVTRRQTASLLDRSPPSSPTRKQQTQEGFWEVLREIQAEKGGVFGLWAGYSASLVLTLNPSLTFFLQAILKRVLVDRKKWDDPGSGITFLLAAMSKVGATAVTYPFQIGKARLQMGHKSSKGEGEKEKRGGIFNTVASIRREEGVRALYDGIGGELLKGFFNHGTTMLTKDVVHGVIIKLYYIVAGFLVQWPALKRILVGRMRKRNEKGGWQLVGRGVLADLVKGGRIGASMMR; from the exons ATGCCACGAGCATCCaagctcctcccctccctagGCCACGCCTCCTCCGGCGCGGCCGGCACAGTaatctccaccctcctcacctacCCCCTCGACCTAGTCAACACCCGCCTCAAAGTCCAGCGCCAGCTCCGCCTCGACGACTCCCTCTCCGAAGACGAGTGTTACCGCTCCGTCTTTGACGCCTTTGTCAAGATCTACGACACCGAAGGCGGGATCCCGGCATTCTTTGCCGGTTTGAGCGCCGATGTTCTCAAATCAGCGGCGGATTCATTTctgttctttttgttttatACC TGGTTCCGCGCGCGACGCCTCGTTGGCCGACATCCGGATCTGCCATATCTAAGAGTtgtcgaggagctggcggtggGAGCTGCAGCGGGGGCTTGCGCAAAGTTGTTCACCACCCCGGTGAGCAACGTTGTCACACGGAGGCAGACGGCGTCGTTGCTGGATAGGTCGCCGCCTTCCTCACCTACACGGAAACAACAAACGCAAGAAGGGTTTTGGGAGGTGCTGAGGGAGATTCaggctgagaaggggggtgtttTTGGACTGTGGGCTGGGTATTCAGCATCTTTGGTCTTGACGCTCAACCCGAGCTTGACATTCTTCTTGCAGGCGATACTGAAGAGGGTGTTGGTCGACAGAAAGAAGTGGGACGATCCGGGGAGCGGGATCACCTTTTTGCTGGCGGCGATGAGCAAAGTTGGCGCTACTGCTGTTACCTACCCGTTTCAGATTGGAAAGGCGAGGCTGCAGATGGGGCATAAGAGTAGTAAGGGTGAGGgtgaaaaggagaagaggggtggGATCTTCAATACTGTGGCGAGTATAcgaagggaggagggggtcaGGGCGTTGTATGATGGGATTGGAGGCGAGTTGTTGAAGGGTTTCTTTAACCACGGGACGACAATGCTGACGAAAGATGTGGTGCATGGGGTTATTATTAAGCTGTATTACATCGTGGCTGGGTTCTTGGTGCAATGGCCTGCTTTGAAGAGGATATTagtggggaggatgaggaagagaaaTGAGAAAGGGGGCTGGCAActggttgggaggggagtgcTGGCGGATCTGGTAAAAGGCGGGAGAATTGGGGCATCGATGATGAGGTGA
- a CDS encoding uncharacterized protein (COG:A; EggNog:ENOG503NYKN): MAHSKRNTTRPIFTSHERAMARAAWGDSTARLGRDSFLPFASCWLCLEPAIDPVACTNGDLFCRECALSNILAQKKEIKRNEKAREQEDKEALEEQARADAEAEARAIREFELTQAGLSLKPATRADGRKSLMSTSTPMEKPPPEATPSKSNGTPDPTAKTGEKRNFALDEDELARIASEERAKARKAIDSEKAAKPTLPSFWSPFVTPSSNKNNTLHEVKRKTKTQPTCPSSSQDHPHYYSLHTLVSVHFTEETDSSTKKTTRICPACKKGLTNSSRATLAKPCGHVLCKSCVDQFMKPSSSKSSEPVLCYVCEANLTESKPSKKEKEGKEKEKVRPGLVELRREGTGFSAGGANTVKKDTVTFTV; the protein is encoded by the exons ATGGCACACA GCAAAAGAAACACCACCCGCCCAATCTTCACCTCCCACGAGCGGGCCATGGCTCGCGCGGCCTGGGGTGATTCCACCGCCCGTCTCGGCCGCGACTCCTTCCTCCCGTTTGCCTCTTGCTGGCTATGTCTAGAGCCCGCCATCGATCCAGTCGCATGCACCAATGGCGACTTATTCTGCCGCGAATGCGCCCTGAGCAACATCCTCGcccaaaagaaagaaatcaAACGCAATGAAAAGGCCCGAGAACAGGAAGACAAGGAGGCTCTAGAGGAGCAGGCGCGTGCCGATGCCGAAGCTGAGGCGAGAGCAATTCGGGAGTTTGAGTTGACACAGGCCGGGCTGAGTCTCAAGCCTGCTACTCGAGCCGATGGGAGGAAGTCGTTGatgtcaacatcaacaccaatgGAGAAACCGCCACCTGAGGCAACACCATCGAAATCAAACGGGACACCTGATCCTACTGCGAAAACGGGCGAGAAACGCAATTTTGCCCTTGACGAGGACGAATTAGCACGTATTGCATCCGAGGAAAGAGCCAAGGCAAGAAAGGCGATTGACAGTGAAAAG GCCGCAAAACCAACACTGCCCTCCTTCTGGTCCCCTTTCGTaacgccctcctccaacaaaaacaacaccctccacGAAGTCAAGAGAAAGAccaaaacccaaccaacTTGTCCCTCGAGCTCACAAGACCACCCCCACTATTACTCCCTCCACACTCTCGTATCAGTCCACTTCACTGAAGAAACcgactcctccaccaaaaagACAACAAGAATATGTCCCGCCTGTAAAAAGGGCCTGACCAACTCATCCAGAGCCACTCTCGCAAAGCCATGCGGCCACGTCCTTTGCAAGAGCTGCGTCGACCAGTTCATGaagccttcctcctccaagtcATCAGAACCGGTCTTGTGTTATGTCTGTGAAGCTAACCTGACAGAGTCCAAACCCAgcaagaaagagaaggagggcaaagagaaagaaaaagtacGTCCCGGCCTCGTCGAGCTACGCAGAGAAGGTACTGGCTTTTCTGCGGGAGGAGCCAACACGGTCAAAAAGGACACTGTAACTTTTACCGTGTAG
- the TAZ1 gene encoding Lyso-phosphatidylcholine acyltransferase (COG:I; EggNog:ENOG503NYB3) produces MSEQQSQELREMSPSRPPAPMPSLSMRVKSSMIMGITGLISRCFLHGFNTVETHGLAQFRELLDSRADPEKRERGLLTGIFSPSFILCCINIFLYFSNHVSVLDDPMVWGLLPLSYAFNPNNLRWTLGAHDICFKNQLFSSFFTHGQVLPCHRSKHSPHGGLFQPCMTQAIRLLSHPSPSPPASPYYTTTGTDSILSPLTHPQHRRYSWVHVFPEGLVHQHPDVDLRYFKWGVARLILESEPSPDIVPMFIDGTQKCMAEDRGFPKFLPRVGKTVRVTFGGVLDYEATFGDLKARWDELVRRETKKGNTTKTVGWLWKTAVIEQTDDGNGQRQVGELTSEELRNGREAREIRIEVARRMREEILRLRSERGVYKESEESFGRAETWRVDKGEEGKKYRSRVDGSQINQD; encoded by the exons ATGTCAGAACAACAATCCCAAGAACTCCGCGAAATGTCGCCGTCGCGGCCGCCGGCACCGATGCCGAGCCTGTCGATGCGCGTAAAGTCGTCGATGATTATGGGGATCACGGGTCTGATCTCGCGCTGCTTCCTGCACGGGTTCAACACGGTAGAGACGCACGGGCTGGCTCAGTTCAGGGAGCTGTTGGACAGCCGGGCTGATccggagaagagggagaggggattGTTAACTGGTATTTTCTCACCCAGTTTTATCCTCTGCtgtattaatatatttttatact TTTCCAACCATGTCAGCGT TCTTGACGACCCCATGGTATGGGGTTTGCTACCTCTTTCATACGCCttcaacccaaacaacctcCGTTGGACATTAGGGGCGCATGACATCTGCTTCAAGAACCA gctcttctcctccttcttcacccacgGCCAAGTCCTCCCCTGCCACCGATCAAAACACTCCCCCCACGGCGGCCTCTTCCAACCCTGCATGACGCAAGccatccgcctcctctcccacccgtccccctcccctcccgcaTCACCCtactacaccaccaccggcaccgaCTCGATCCTCTCCCCGCTAACGCACCCCCAACACCGCCGGTACAGCTGGGTGCACGTCTTCCCCGAGGGGCTGGTCCATCAACACCCCGATGTTGATTTGCGGTACTTCAAGTGGGGCGTCGCGAGGCTCATCTTGGAGTCTGAGCCAAGCCCGGATATTGTCCCCATGTTTATCGACGGAACGCAAAAGTGCATGGCGGAGGACAGGGGGTTTCCAAAGTTTTTGCCGAGGGTGGGCAAGACGGTGAGGGTTACTTTTGGGGGGGTGCTGGACTATGAGGCGACGTTTGGGGACTTGAAGGCGAGGTGGGATGAGCTTGTCAGGAGGGAGACTAAGAAGGGGAATACGACGAAAACggtggggtggttgtggaagACAGCTGTGATTGAACAGACAGATGATGGGAATGGGCAACGACAGGTGGGCGAGTTGACGAGTGAGGAGTTACGCAACGGCAgagaggcgagggagatcaGGATTGAGGttgcgaggaggatgagggaggagatttTGCGGTTGAGGAGCGAGAGGGGGGTTTACAaggagagcgaggagagTTTTGGGAGGGCGGAGACGTGGAGGGTGGataagggggaggaggggaagaagtaTAGGAGCCGGGTTGATGGGAGTCAGATTAATCAGGATTAG
- a CDS encoding uncharacterized protein (EggNog:ENOG503P89Z), producing MVYCGKASQGCQNCRTRRIKCDKVRPQCAQCIRVGKPCPGYRDQLSLMFRDESSKVIKRAHQQWGVPDTSEQGEGSGSSPTPSTSSSSSATSPTSTSTASPISIRRRLAASQSPQSASSAITFKREAPELGYRVPTEISINAVDRAIQFYIEHYVIGLPDEPKVGQELQGRPWVHSAVTREIMAAVGLASLSNINGDKKLSTLSKQHYGRALHNISSSIMARHVPELDLDVILRAVVMMAMYEVVRGRDEKPAPGARTHIMGGAAILTSFLPFHQSQSEGLRGLLQLCFSMIASTQGAFQYTSPEPNNMIPSRPEPQTGEGGLPPPFQQWLSMGANMATPKEIPSTELILPVVEFVKLSGYVRSQHFIDGQQATTDMIGTALALDAQFGAWEDRQDGPWTVIEEQVSDNFFPPDAVFEGRYHIYTDMYFARIWNHYRWARIMLSQLLIESVQRFPSSSSSLISDKKIQQIQDCLVRLVRDTLISIPTHYRHPNLQPEHLEHFDKTQGGAVIGIAGIPTLLFEIKVAGVAPGIPRHYRTWAMGILETIWAKMGMYQSKVLSGMLAMTIEPEGSPERGSPVWIKEEGYP from the exons ATGGTTTACTGTGGAAAGGCATCACAGGGCTGCCAGAACTGTCGAACGAGACGCATCAAG TGCGACAAAGTCCGCCCTCAGTGTGCGCAATGCATCCGGGTGGGTAAGCCGTGTCCCGGGTACCGAGACCAGCTCTCGTTGATGTTCCGGGATGAGAGCAGCAAAGTCATAAAAAGAGCACACCAGCAGTGGGGTGTGCCGGATACATCCGAACAGGGAGAAGGATCAGGATCTTCGCCAACGCCATcaacatcttcatcttcctcggccaCCTCGCCAACGTCGACATCAACAGCATCTCCAATTAGTATACGACGTCGGCTGGCAGCCTCCCAATCACCACAATCGGCATCATCGGCGATCACCTTCAAACGAGAAGCCCCCGAACTGGGGTACAGAGTGCCCACGGAGATATCCATCAATGCCGTCGACAGGGCTATTCAGTTTTACATTGAGCATTATGTGATTGGACTTCCAGATGAGCCAAAGGTCGGGCAGGAGCTTCAAGGAAGGCCATGGGTCCACTCAGCAGTAACGCGAGAAATCATGGCAGCCGTTGGGCTGGCCAGCTTGTCCAACATCAACGGCGACAAGAAACTGAGTACGTTATCGAAACAACACTATGGACGTGCGTTGCACAATATTTCGTCCTCCATCATGGCCAGGCATGTTCCGGAGCTTGACCTCGATGTCATCCTCCGAGCTGTAGTCATGATGGCCATGTACGAG GTTGTTCGCGGAAGAGACGAGAAGCCAGCCCCTGGAGCGCGAACTCATATCATGGGCGGTGCTGCCATTCTAACAAGCTTTTTGCCCTTTCATCAATCGCAATCTGAAGGTCTCCGCGGGCTCCTCCAGCTGTGCTTTTCCATGATAGCGTCGACCCAGGGCGCCTTCCAGTACACGTCACCAGAACCAAACAACATGATCCCCTCCCGACCAGAGCCACAAACCGGCGAAGGAGGCCTACCCCCACCATTCCAACAATGGCTTTCTATGGGCGCCAACATGGCCACGCCAAAGGAGATACCATCGACCGAACTTATCCTCCCTGTGGTAGAGTTCGTCAAGCTATCAGGCTATGTACGAAGCCAACACTTTATCGACGGACAGCAAGCCACCACCGACATGATCGGCACAGCTCTTGCTCTAGACGCGCAGTTTGGCGCCTGGGAGGATCGCCAGGACGGACCATGGACCGTCATCGAAGAGCAAGTCAGCGACAACTTCTTCCCACCAGATGCGGTCTTTGAGGGCCGTTATCACATCTACACCGACATGTACTTTGCCCGGATATGGAATCACTACCGCTGGGCGAGAATTATGCTCAGCCAGCTCCTCATCGAAAGCGTCCAGCGCTTCCCGAGCAGCAGCTCGTCTCTTATATCCGACAAGAAAATACAGCAAATACAAGACTGCCTTGTCCGTCTTGTGAGGGACACACTCATCTCCATCCCAACACACTACCGGCATCCAAACCTCCAACCTGAACACCTCGAACACTTTGACAAAACGCAAGGCGGCGCAGTGATTGGTATTGCAGGAATACCGACGTTATTATTCGAGATCAAAGTCGCGGGAGTGGCGCCGGGGATACCGAGGCATTACCGAACGTGGGCGATGGGGATACTGGAGACGATATGGGCCAAGATGGGGATGTACCAGTCGAAGGTGTTGTCGGGTATGCTGGCCATGACTATTGAGCCGGAGGGGTCACCAGAAAGGGGGTCACCTGTTTggatcaaggaggagggatatCCATGA